A single window of Archangium gephyra DNA harbors:
- a CDS encoding MerR family transcriptional regulator: MAERSYRIHVAAELSGVRVELIRAWERRYGVLAPRRTPSGYRVYTDRDVALLRRLKQLTEEGVSISEAATMLPQLREELDTAQPAPEPTPGPGATSLTAWRDEVLAAAAALDQRRVSRVLDEVLASLTPLKAYEQVLVPLLREVGERWHTGAFSVGQEHLVTQEVRARVITLLHAAPDSGRRRVVLACFPDEQHELGVLGAALRMRHAGLSVTLLGQRMPAAEVGRVARELKAELVGLSAVTDHGAQDFEETLARIVAGVPKGTPIWVGGAAARVHQEVCERLGVHLFDSSEDWSRLLGG; the protein is encoded by the coding sequence ATGGCCGAGCGCAGCTATAGAATCCACGTGGCCGCCGAGCTGTCGGGGGTGAGGGTGGAGCTGATCCGCGCGTGGGAGCGGCGCTACGGGGTGCTGGCGCCCCGGCGCACGCCGTCGGGCTACCGGGTGTACACGGACCGGGACGTGGCGTTGCTGCGGCGGCTCAAGCAGCTCACCGAGGAGGGGGTGTCCATCAGCGAGGCGGCGACGATGTTGCCGCAGCTGAGGGAGGAGCTGGACACGGCGCAGCCGGCGCCCGAGCCCACGCCGGGGCCGGGGGCCACGAGCCTGACGGCCTGGCGGGACGAGGTGCTGGCGGCGGCGGCGGCGTTGGATCAGCGGCGGGTGTCGCGGGTGCTGGACGAGGTGCTGGCCTCGCTGACACCGCTGAAGGCCTATGAGCAGGTGCTGGTGCCCTTGCTGCGCGAGGTGGGCGAGCGCTGGCATACGGGGGCGTTCTCGGTGGGGCAGGAGCACCTGGTGACGCAGGAGGTGCGGGCGCGGGTCATCACCCTGCTGCACGCGGCGCCGGACTCGGGGCGGCGGCGGGTGGTGCTGGCGTGCTTTCCGGACGAGCAGCACGAGCTGGGCGTGTTGGGGGCGGCGCTGCGCATGAGGCACGCGGGGCTGTCGGTGACGCTGCTGGGCCAGCGGATGCCGGCGGCGGAGGTGGGCCGGGTGGCGCGCGAGCTGAAGGCGGAGCTGGTGGGGCTGTCGGCGGTGACGGACCACGGGGCGCAGGACTTCGAGGAGACGCTGGCGCGCATCGTGGCCGGGGTGCCCAAGGGGACGCCCATCTGGGTGGGCGGCGCGGCGGCCCGGGTCCACCAGGAGGTCTGCGAGCGGCTGGGCGTGCACCTCTTCGACAGCTCGGAGGACTGGTCGCGGCTGCTGGGCGGGTGA
- a CDS encoding lysophospholipid acyltransferase family protein, producing the protein MIRAAKGGLFGKVLDGYVGWKFRSAFRGLWVRGQLPRGEGARLVYANHSNWWDGFVLHQLGKAAGWDAYCVMEEQNLRRYRFLSRLGAFSIRRGEASSSLETLRYARELLRRPRAAVCIFPEGGLRPFGVLPLKLERGVELLARVGQVECVPLAIRYAFFEHERPDVLVEVGTPHGAGALARFQSELEGAVRRLAEATGLEGFSRVVSGGMGVAERWDAVRGRAPSA; encoded by the coding sequence GTGATACGCGCGGCGAAGGGAGGACTCTTCGGGAAGGTGCTCGACGGCTACGTGGGGTGGAAGTTCCGGTCGGCGTTCCGGGGCCTGTGGGTGCGCGGGCAGCTGCCGCGAGGCGAGGGCGCGCGGCTGGTGTACGCCAACCACTCCAACTGGTGGGACGGCTTCGTGCTGCACCAGCTGGGGAAGGCGGCGGGCTGGGATGCGTACTGCGTGATGGAGGAGCAGAACCTGCGGCGCTACCGCTTCCTGTCGAGGCTGGGCGCCTTCAGCATCCGCCGGGGCGAGGCGTCCTCGTCGCTGGAGACGCTGCGCTACGCGCGTGAGCTGCTGAGAAGACCGCGGGCGGCGGTGTGCATCTTCCCGGAGGGCGGACTGCGTCCCTTCGGGGTGCTGCCGTTGAAGCTGGAGCGCGGGGTGGAGCTGCTGGCGCGGGTGGGGCAGGTGGAGTGCGTGCCCCTGGCCATCCGCTACGCCTTCTTCGAGCACGAGCGGCCGGACGTGCTGGTGGAGGTGGGAACGCCGCACGGAGCGGGGGCGCTGGCGCGCTTCCAGTCGGAGCTGGAGGGCGCGGTGCGCCGGCTGGCGGAGGCGACGGGCCTGGAGGGCTTCTCGCGGGTGGTGTCGGGCGGGATGGGCGTGGCGGAGCGCTGGGACGCGGTGCGGGGGAGGGCGCCCTCGGCATGA
- a CDS encoding lycopene cyclase domain-containing protein: MTYARFLGLFVVLPILFLLVRYRRTLTPRGLAPMGLLLVVVYAATSPWDNLAVKWGLWGFKPELIWGIKLGYLPLEEYLFFGLQTLLVGLWARARLLRVLESPEPQRRPAEDTGAPKQRLDAEEVAS; the protein is encoded by the coding sequence ATGACGTATGCACGCTTCCTGGGACTGTTCGTCGTCCTGCCGATTCTCTTCCTGCTGGTGCGCTACCGGCGCACGCTGACGCCGCGGGGGCTCGCGCCCATGGGGCTGCTGCTCGTGGTGGTCTACGCGGCGACGTCGCCGTGGGACAACCTGGCGGTGAAGTGGGGCCTGTGGGGCTTCAAGCCGGAGCTCATCTGGGGCATCAAGCTGGGCTACCTGCCGCTGGAGGAGTACCTCTTCTTCGGGCTGCAGACGCTGCTGGTGGGCCTGTGGGCGCGCGCGCGGCTGCTCCGGGTGCTGGAGTCTCCCGAGCCCCAGCGCCGCCCGGCCGAGGACACCGGAGCGCCCAAGCAGCGGCTGGACGCCGAGGAGGTGGCGTCATGA
- a CDS encoding lycopene cyclase domain-containing protein: MMESRWAYMIHLLAWAVPFIVLQLAVLVHHFRSRTWAVLRAVLPPALVVGTYLAVADHLAIRVGIWNFGEGKHLGVYVAGVPLEEILFFLLTSVMVSLGLTLFTVLLSRREARAP, encoded by the coding sequence ATGATGGAGTCGCGCTGGGCGTACATGATCCACCTGCTGGCGTGGGCGGTGCCCTTCATCGTGTTGCAGCTGGCGGTGCTGGTGCACCACTTCCGGAGCCGCACGTGGGCGGTGCTGCGCGCGGTGCTGCCACCGGCGCTGGTGGTGGGCACGTACCTGGCGGTGGCGGACCACCTGGCCATCCGCGTGGGCATCTGGAATTTCGGCGAGGGCAAGCACCTGGGCGTGTACGTGGCCGGGGTGCCACTGGAGGAGATCCTCTTCTTCCTGCTGACGAGCGTGATGGTGTCGCTCGGGCTGACGCTCTTCACGGTCCTCCTCTCGCGGCGGGAGGCGCGGGCGCCGTGA
- a CDS encoding thiamine pyrophosphate-binding protein: protein MSQPALAKALTSALLRGESSTALFPQGMSPLRDGRGEAAGANRDAGAHPEPHARQEEPRERLALRSFHSFEELTVAEALLAHLEAEQVDAVFGIPGGNIAPLVQALRRQSRIRFIIGSHEGGSAFMADGYARATGKLGVCAVTAGPGATNAMTGVASAHLDQVPVLTISGQVSTERFGLGAIQESTDEGGINTGEMFRHCTASSTTIVDARSFPRLLERALKTAHAVPHGAVHVSIPTNIARQKLAKVNVPSAPGAWKSTLPAAPASEVYTAFELLRHAKRPLVYLGSGAREALESRGAEFAALVRRYCIPVATSLRGKGLFSEEDPLSLGVLGIAGSKRAEQYLAEGVDVLMVLGSRLGEWATKSFSTLFETAHTVIQVDATPSVIGQFLQVNLPIVADVGSVVAGMVEFGHGSTPGNEAHVRERRQHLNTLNLAHRAAAPVLPEDGPLKPQHVMEELNPHLHANTDLYVDMGNCTGWATHCLRITPPARVFYPCGLSSMGWSMGAVIGGKVGKPENTAIALTGDGSFLMNGTELVTAVRYGVGAVYIVLNDNYLGMVNHGEHAQSGGEYELDDPYFSLGDPDLVKFSESLGARAYEVTKPGQLAELLPEVLKRADEERRPQVLVCRIDYREVPPYGDRFAAVASAPKED from the coding sequence GTGTCCCAGCCCGCCCTCGCCAAGGCCCTCACCAGTGCCCTGCTCCGTGGAGAGAGCTCCACCGCCCTGTTCCCACAGGGGATGAGCCCGTTGAGGGACGGGCGGGGAGAGGCGGCCGGGGCCAACCGGGACGCGGGCGCGCACCCGGAGCCGCACGCGCGGCAGGAGGAGCCGCGGGAGCGGCTGGCGCTGCGCTCCTTCCACTCGTTCGAGGAGCTCACGGTGGCGGAGGCGTTGCTGGCGCACCTGGAGGCCGAGCAGGTGGACGCGGTGTTCGGCATCCCCGGGGGCAACATCGCGCCGCTGGTGCAGGCGCTGCGGCGGCAGTCGCGCATCCGCTTCATCATCGGCAGCCATGAGGGAGGCTCGGCCTTCATGGCGGACGGGTACGCGCGCGCCACGGGCAAGCTGGGCGTGTGCGCGGTGACGGCCGGCCCCGGGGCCACCAACGCGATGACGGGCGTGGCCTCGGCGCACCTGGATCAGGTGCCGGTGCTGACCATCAGCGGGCAGGTGTCCACCGAGCGCTTCGGGCTGGGCGCCATCCAGGAGAGCACCGACGAGGGCGGCATCAACACGGGGGAGATGTTCCGCCACTGCACGGCCTCGAGCACCACCATCGTGGACGCCCGGAGCTTTCCGCGGCTGCTGGAGCGGGCGCTGAAGACGGCGCACGCGGTGCCGCACGGCGCGGTGCACGTGAGCATCCCCACCAACATCGCCCGGCAGAAGCTGGCGAAGGTGAACGTGCCCTCGGCGCCGGGCGCCTGGAAGAGCACCCTGCCCGCGGCGCCGGCCTCCGAGGTGTACACGGCCTTCGAGCTGCTGCGCCACGCGAAGCGGCCGCTGGTGTACCTGGGCTCGGGCGCGCGCGAGGCGCTGGAGAGCCGGGGCGCGGAGTTCGCCGCGCTCGTGCGCCGCTATTGCATCCCGGTGGCCACCAGCCTGCGCGGCAAGGGGCTCTTCTCCGAGGAGGATCCGCTCTCGCTGGGCGTGCTGGGCATCGCCGGCAGCAAGCGCGCCGAGCAGTACCTGGCCGAGGGCGTGGACGTGCTGATGGTGCTGGGCAGCCGCCTGGGCGAGTGGGCCACCAAGAGCTTCTCCACGCTCTTCGAGACGGCGCACACCGTCATCCAGGTGGACGCCACGCCGTCCGTCATCGGCCAGTTCCTCCAGGTGAACCTGCCCATCGTGGCGGACGTGGGCTCGGTGGTGGCGGGGATGGTGGAGTTCGGCCACGGCTCCACGCCGGGCAACGAGGCGCACGTGCGCGAGCGCCGCCAGCACCTCAACACGCTGAACCTGGCCCACCGCGCGGCCGCGCCCGTGCTGCCCGAGGACGGTCCGCTCAAGCCGCAGCACGTGATGGAGGAGCTCAACCCGCACCTGCACGCGAACACGGACCTGTACGTGGACATGGGCAACTGCACCGGCTGGGCCACGCACTGTCTGCGCATCACCCCGCCGGCCCGCGTCTTCTACCCGTGCGGCCTGTCCTCCATGGGCTGGTCCATGGGCGCGGTCATCGGCGGGAAGGTGGGCAAGCCGGAGAACACGGCCATCGCGCTCACCGGGGACGGCTCGTTCCTGATGAATGGCACGGAGCTCGTCACGGCGGTGCGCTACGGGGTGGGGGCCGTCTACATCGTCCTCAACGACAACTACCTGGGGATGGTGAACCACGGCGAGCACGCGCAGTCCGGGGGCGAGTACGAGCTGGACGACCCCTACTTCAGCCTGGGAGATCCGGACCTGGTGAAGTTCTCCGAGTCGCTGGGCGCGCGGGCCTACGAGGTGACGAAGCCGGGCCAGCTGGCGGAGCTGCTGCCCGAGGTGCTCAAGCGCGCGGACGAGGAGCGCCGGCCGCAGGTGCTGGTGTGCCGCATCGACTACCGCGAGGTTCCGCCGTACGGGGACCGCTTCGCCGCGGTCGCCTCGGCGCCCAAGGAGGACTGA
- a CDS encoding MerR family transcriptional regulator, translating into MMLRIRTIARLTGIREATLRAWERRYGFPRPHRNESNYRVYSRDEVENVRRVAKLITEGLSVSEAIAQVRTVPVAELPVRERLEDRFWSAVMMMDADAADRVLGEAQAAMEVEPYVDTVLMPLLREMGLRLDIAREHLASALIRQRLRALLLAEDSRPEGPRVLLACPERDMHEGGLLALGLHLKRKGWRVTLLGADTPAEALRGACVQVTPDVVALSCVRRREADELRQVLQSAVEACAPAMVVVGGPGAREHLKVIFSAGAQYAETTEELVALWQQARGASNRT; encoded by the coding sequence ATGATGCTGCGCATCCGAACCATCGCCCGGCTGACGGGCATCCGCGAGGCCACGCTGCGGGCGTGGGAGCGGCGCTATGGCTTTCCGCGCCCGCACCGCAACGAGAGCAACTACCGCGTCTACTCGCGGGACGAGGTGGAGAACGTCCGCCGGGTGGCGAAGCTCATCACCGAGGGCCTGTCGGTGAGCGAGGCCATCGCCCAGGTGCGCACGGTGCCGGTGGCGGAGCTGCCGGTGCGCGAGCGGCTGGAGGACCGTTTCTGGTCGGCGGTGATGATGATGGACGCGGACGCGGCGGACCGGGTGCTGGGCGAGGCGCAGGCGGCCATGGAGGTGGAGCCCTACGTGGACACCGTGCTCATGCCGCTGCTGCGGGAGATGGGTCTGCGGCTGGACATCGCGCGCGAGCACCTGGCCTCGGCGCTCATCCGCCAGCGGCTGCGGGCGCTGCTGCTGGCCGAGGACTCCCGGCCGGAAGGCCCCCGGGTGCTGCTGGCCTGTCCGGAACGAGACATGCACGAGGGCGGGCTGCTGGCACTGGGCCTGCATCTCAAGCGCAAGGGCTGGCGGGTGACGCTGCTGGGGGCGGACACTCCGGCCGAGGCCCTGCGGGGCGCCTGCGTGCAGGTGACTCCGGACGTGGTGGCGCTCTCGTGCGTGAGGCGGCGGGAGGCGGACGAGCTGCGGCAGGTATTGCAGAGCGCGGTGGAGGCGTGTGCTCCGGCGATGGTAGTAGTAGGGGGGCCGGGCGCGCGCGAGCACCTGAAGGTCATCTTCAGCGCGGGAGCGCAGTACGCGGAGACCACGGAGGAGCTGGTGGCCCTCTGGCAGCAGGCGCGCGGCGCGTCCAACCGCACCTGA
- a CDS encoding amidohydrolase family protein, protein MKTSRAWTLLGASLLSLAGVLLPGCVREVRPTPDASERAVAFIGVNVVPMDTERVLADHTVIVRNGLITSLGPSATITVPADAERIDGKGRYVMPGLADFHVHLHSEEQLLSYLAHGVTSLFELDGSREHLELGVKLKENQRFGPVLYTSSPLLDGGPPGGKVVSVTTPEQARVAVVKQKNAGYQALKVYDNITPEVYATLTAMARQQRIPVVGHVPRTVGVEGVLRSRQALISHGEEYFHSASRDESRIPALARATKEAGTSVVPDLVHIDTALRMLKDLEGVFADPESRYLSPEVLRNWRYSNPTRRVDVAAYGEREQAAYPFVQHLTLALQKEGVRLLLGSNASDAGLFPGKATQRELGELVKAGLSPYEALSAGTRNAGAFITDHVDAAARFGTVAVGQRADLLLLPGNPLEDVGQADRALGVMVRGQWLPRERLQKLREKSAEAFSRR, encoded by the coding sequence ATGAAGACCTCGCGGGCCTGGACGCTGTTGGGTGCCAGCCTTCTCTCACTCGCCGGAGTGCTGTTGCCCGGCTGCGTGCGCGAGGTACGGCCCACTCCAGACGCCTCGGAGCGGGCGGTGGCGTTCATCGGGGTGAACGTCGTGCCCATGGACACCGAGCGGGTCCTGGCGGACCACACGGTCATCGTGCGCAACGGGCTCATCACGTCGCTGGGCCCGTCGGCCACCATCACCGTGCCGGCGGACGCCGAGCGCATCGACGGCAAGGGCCGCTACGTGATGCCGGGACTCGCGGACTTCCACGTGCACCTGCACTCGGAGGAGCAGCTCCTGTCGTACCTGGCCCACGGCGTCACCAGCCTCTTCGAGCTGGACGGCTCGCGCGAGCACCTGGAGCTCGGGGTGAAGCTGAAGGAGAACCAGCGCTTCGGCCCCGTGCTCTACACGAGCAGCCCGCTGCTGGATGGAGGGCCGCCGGGCGGCAAGGTGGTGTCGGTGACGACGCCCGAGCAGGCCCGCGTGGCGGTGGTGAAGCAGAAGAACGCGGGCTACCAGGCGCTCAAGGTCTACGACAACATCACCCCCGAGGTGTACGCCACGCTGACGGCGATGGCCCGGCAGCAGCGGATTCCGGTGGTGGGGCACGTGCCGCGCACGGTGGGCGTGGAGGGGGTGCTGCGCTCGCGCCAGGCGCTCATCTCCCATGGGGAGGAGTACTTCCACTCCGCGTCGCGGGACGAGTCGAGGATTCCGGCGCTGGCCCGCGCGACGAAGGAGGCGGGGACGTCGGTGGTGCCGGACCTGGTGCACATCGACACCGCGCTGCGGATGTTGAAGGACCTGGAGGGCGTCTTCGCGGACCCCGAGTCCCGGTACCTCTCGCCCGAGGTGCTGCGCAACTGGCGCTACTCCAACCCCACGCGCCGGGTGGACGTGGCGGCATATGGCGAGCGCGAGCAGGCGGCGTACCCCTTCGTCCAGCACCTCACCCTGGCGCTGCAGAAGGAGGGCGTGCGGCTGTTGTTGGGCTCCAACGCCTCGGATGCGGGACTGTTCCCGGGCAAGGCGACGCAGCGGGAGCTCGGGGAACTGGTGAAGGCGGGCCTGTCGCCCTACGAGGCGCTGTCCGCCGGGACGCGGAATGCGGGGGCCTTCATCACGGACCACGTGGACGCGGCGGCGCGCTTCGGGACGGTGGCGGTGGGACAGCGGGCGGACCTGCTGCTGCTGCCCGGCAACCCGCTGGAGGACGTGGGCCAGGCGGATCGGGCGCTCGGGGTGATGGTGCGCGGCCAGTGGCTCCCGCGCGAGCGGCTCCAGAAGCTGCGGGAGAAGAGCGCCGAGGCCTTCTCCAGGCGCTGA
- a CDS encoding peptide MFS transporter has translation MNQTPAPPSASESAVPLAVPGAPVPDPRGFFGHPRGLSTLFFTELFERFSFYGMRALLILFMTAAVEKGGLGFDKTKAGAIYGLYGAGVYLTAMPGGWLADRVFGQRRAVLYGAILIALGHFSMAFPSVNLFYLGLLLIVLGTGLLKPNISAMVGELYPEGGARRDAGFSIFYMGINLGAFFAPLMVGTLGQRVDWHLGFGLAGIGMVGGIAVYLWGGRHLGEIGKQPRSAGSTPSGQPETGRASRMPVLLGAGGLVGLLVVLQLLGLVELTTAEGLNSAGGFIILTLAVAFFAGSFIAGGLDATEKRRLGVIGILFICSTIFWAGFEQAGSSLNLFAEERTNRVVFGVDIPASTLQAINALFIICLAPVFAWMWVRLNKRGLEPSSPAKFSLGLVLMGAGFLVMVAASMASEGGFQVSPAWLVLTYLLHTLGELSLSPVGLSTVTKLAPHRMVGQMMGVWFMSMSLGNLIAGRLAGRLGTDPTPTFGAVAAVGIGAGLVLALLVRPIRRMMGGVH, from the coding sequence ATGAACCAGACCCCCGCCCCCCCGTCCGCCAGCGAATCGGCCGTCCCCCTCGCCGTGCCAGGAGCCCCTGTTCCGGATCCGCGGGGCTTCTTCGGCCACCCGCGGGGGCTGTCCACGCTCTTCTTCACCGAGCTGTTCGAGCGCTTCAGCTTCTACGGCATGAGGGCGCTGCTCATCCTCTTCATGACGGCGGCGGTGGAGAAGGGGGGACTGGGTTTCGACAAGACGAAGGCGGGCGCCATCTACGGGCTCTACGGAGCGGGCGTGTACCTCACCGCCATGCCGGGCGGGTGGCTGGCGGACCGCGTCTTCGGCCAACGGCGCGCGGTGCTCTACGGCGCCATCCTCATCGCGCTGGGGCACTTCAGCATGGCCTTCCCCAGCGTGAACCTCTTCTACCTGGGGCTGCTGCTCATCGTGCTGGGCACGGGGCTGCTCAAGCCCAACATCAGCGCCATGGTGGGCGAGCTCTACCCCGAGGGCGGCGCGCGGCGGGACGCGGGCTTCTCCATCTTCTACATGGGCATCAACCTGGGGGCCTTCTTCGCGCCCCTCATGGTGGGCACGCTGGGCCAGCGGGTGGACTGGCACCTGGGCTTCGGCCTCGCGGGCATCGGCATGGTGGGAGGCATCGCCGTGTACCTGTGGGGAGGCAGGCACCTGGGAGAGATCGGCAAGCAGCCCCGGAGCGCGGGGTCCACGCCCTCGGGTCAGCCGGAGACGGGGCGTGCCTCGCGCATGCCCGTGCTCCTGGGGGCCGGTGGGCTGGTGGGGCTGCTGGTGGTGTTGCAGCTGCTCGGCCTGGTGGAGCTGACCACCGCCGAGGGCCTGAACAGCGCGGGGGGGTTCATCATCCTGACGCTGGCGGTGGCCTTCTTCGCCGGCTCGTTCATCGCGGGGGGGCTGGACGCGACGGAGAAGCGGCGGCTGGGCGTCATCGGCATCCTCTTCATCTGCTCGACCATCTTCTGGGCCGGCTTCGAGCAGGCGGGCTCCTCGCTCAACCTCTTCGCCGAGGAGCGCACGAACCGGGTGGTGTTCGGCGTGGACATCCCGGCGAGCACGCTGCAGGCCATCAACGCGCTGTTCATCATCTGCCTGGCGCCCGTGTTCGCCTGGATGTGGGTGCGGCTCAACAAGCGGGGCCTCGAGCCCTCCAGCCCGGCGAAGTTCTCCCTGGGGCTCGTGCTGATGGGCGCGGGCTTCCTGGTGATGGTGGCGGCCTCGATGGCGTCCGAGGGAGGCTTTCAGGTGAGCCCGGCATGGCTGGTGCTCACCTACCTGCTGCACACCCTGGGCGAGCTGAGCCTCAGCCCGGTGGGACTGAGCACGGTGACGAAGCTCGCTCCACACCGCATGGTGGGGCAGATGATGGGCGTGTGGTTCATGTCCATGTCCCTGGGCAACCTCATCGCCGGACGACTGGCGGGGAGGCTCGGGACGGATCCCACGCCGACGTTCGGCGCGGTGGCCGCGGTCGGCATCGGCGCGGGCCTGGTGCTCGCCCTGCTCGTGCGCCCCATCCGGCGGATGATGGGTGGGGTGCACTGA
- a CDS encoding coproporphyrinogen-III oxidase family protein, translating into MSWRRALALASARPLDFTIQYPPSREYFRERFTSPAGAGVALEELKRVLLYVHVPFCEAKCFYCNFAVDLRKGAGVHARYVDALCAQLERLDAALPAGCTVPGIDIGGGTPTLLAPELLERVLEALRPWRRRCEVAWPVSIETTPRVAATDGERLAVLKAGGVDRVSMGLQSTNDETLAQVNRRAQRNLGERAVEALAAVGFRRVNVDLVFGLPGQTREHWWQDLERVTALPVDSVTTYDCLYRGAGRAMPKLTAVRPTPGDYGALYDLAYEHLTANGFHAPYGSVNFSRHAGEPGTSPYFEGRLLDGLPYVGAGNYASSLVGSRWWFAPYEVDAYVEAVKGGAVLPEEDGYTLPDAERCAKYVLLSLNFGLIDPARFRAFAGVELETMYGPQLEHARQVGWLRERGGVYGVEPGRFRELPWIRALFYAPEAVEWLSGRMSLPEALRTTG; encoded by the coding sequence GTGAGTTGGAGGCGGGCGCTGGCGCTGGCCTCGGCGCGGCCGCTGGACTTCACCATTCAGTACCCGCCCTCGCGGGAGTACTTCCGCGAGCGCTTCACGTCACCGGCTGGAGCGGGCGTGGCGCTGGAGGAGTTGAAGCGGGTGCTGCTGTACGTGCACGTGCCCTTCTGCGAGGCGAAGTGCTTCTACTGCAACTTCGCGGTGGACCTGAGGAAGGGCGCGGGGGTGCACGCGCGCTACGTGGACGCGCTGTGCGCGCAGCTCGAGCGGCTGGACGCGGCGCTGCCGGCGGGGTGCACGGTGCCGGGCATCGACATTGGAGGAGGGACGCCGACGCTGCTGGCGCCGGAACTGCTCGAGCGGGTGCTGGAGGCGCTTCGCCCGTGGAGGCGGCGGTGCGAGGTGGCGTGGCCGGTGTCCATCGAGACGACGCCGCGGGTGGCGGCGACGGACGGGGAGCGGCTGGCGGTGCTGAAGGCGGGCGGGGTGGACCGGGTGTCGATGGGGCTGCAGAGCACGAATGACGAGACGCTGGCGCAGGTGAACCGGCGGGCGCAGCGCAACCTGGGCGAGCGGGCGGTGGAGGCACTGGCGGCGGTGGGCTTCCGCCGGGTGAACGTGGACCTGGTGTTCGGGCTGCCGGGGCAGACGCGGGAGCACTGGTGGCAGGACCTGGAGCGGGTGACGGCGCTGCCGGTGGACTCGGTGACGACGTACGACTGCCTGTACCGGGGAGCGGGGCGCGCGATGCCGAAGCTGACGGCGGTGCGGCCCACGCCGGGGGACTACGGGGCGCTGTACGACCTGGCCTATGAGCACCTGACGGCGAATGGCTTCCACGCGCCCTATGGCTCGGTGAACTTCTCGCGGCACGCGGGAGAGCCGGGGACGTCGCCGTACTTCGAGGGGCGGCTGTTGGATGGGCTGCCGTACGTGGGGGCGGGCAACTACGCGTCGAGCCTGGTGGGGTCGCGCTGGTGGTTCGCGCCGTACGAGGTGGACGCGTACGTGGAGGCGGTGAAGGGCGGGGCGGTGCTGCCGGAGGAGGACGGGTACACGCTGCCGGACGCGGAGCGGTGCGCGAAGTACGTGCTGCTCTCGTTGAACTTCGGGCTCATCGACCCGGCGCGTTTCCGGGCCTTCGCGGGCGTGGAGCTGGAGACGATGTACGGGCCCCAGCTGGAGCACGCGCGGCAGGTGGGCTGGCTGCGCGAGCGGGGCGGGGTGTACGGGGTGGAGCCAGGCCGGTTCCGCGAGCTGCCATGGATCCGCGCGCTCTTCTACGCGCCGGAGGCGGTGGAGTGGCTGTCCGGGCGCATGTCGCTGCCGGAGGCGTTGCGGACCACGGGGTGA
- a CDS encoding DegT/DnrJ/EryC1/StrS family aminotransferase: MARYRYPCTGPVETEGFEHFVAGQLGPARANLKGFAAELGERFGAGHLALVNSGSSANLAAALALAERTGPGAHAVTAGFTFPTTVSSLRTAGFAVTVVDTEPGGFCIDPEAVRRALRPETRVVCVTHFLGFPAALEALLELARERNLLVLQDACETMDLRIGGKPAHAYGTLATWSFYHPHHLSSFGGGAVVCPDASWLRVVESVTHWGRECTCHYDPGACTAPPGIHHNFHYVRMGHNLEMSELNACFGRFQLRKWEAHEAKRRAHYATLYEALRDEPGLTVYAAPRDNGSPFVFPFSVKQGSAAGLAERLLGRGVEVRTLMGGAITRQPAWKDLPHDGLANCTALAEASLFVGIHQTLGGEDVAAVARIIAEESRR, from the coding sequence ATGGCGCGTTATCGGTATCCCTGCACGGGCCCGGTGGAGACGGAGGGCTTCGAGCACTTCGTGGCGGGGCAGCTGGGCCCCGCGAGGGCGAACCTGAAGGGCTTCGCGGCGGAGCTGGGCGAGCGTTTCGGCGCGGGGCACCTGGCGCTGGTGAACTCGGGGAGCTCGGCGAACCTGGCGGCGGCGCTCGCGTTGGCGGAGCGCACGGGCCCCGGGGCGCACGCGGTGACGGCGGGCTTCACCTTTCCCACGACGGTGTCGTCGCTGCGCACCGCGGGCTTCGCGGTGACGGTGGTGGACACGGAGCCGGGCGGCTTCTGCATCGATCCGGAGGCGGTGCGGCGCGCGCTGCGGCCGGAGACGCGGGTGGTGTGCGTGACGCACTTCCTGGGCTTCCCGGCGGCGCTGGAGGCGCTGCTCGAGCTGGCGCGGGAGCGGAACCTGCTGGTGCTGCAGGACGCGTGCGAGACGATGGACCTGCGCATCGGCGGGAAGCCGGCACATGCGTACGGGACGCTGGCGACGTGGAGCTTCTACCATCCGCACCACCTGTCCTCGTTTGGAGGGGGCGCGGTGGTGTGCCCGGACGCGAGCTGGCTGCGGGTGGTGGAGTCGGTGACGCACTGGGGCCGCGAGTGCACCTGTCACTATGACCCCGGGGCGTGCACGGCGCCGCCGGGCATCCACCACAACTTCCACTACGTGCGCATGGGGCACAACCTGGAGATGTCCGAGCTGAACGCGTGCTTCGGGCGCTTCCAGCTGCGCAAATGGGAGGCGCACGAGGCGAAGCGGCGCGCGCACTACGCCACGCTGTACGAGGCGCTGCGGGACGAGCCGGGCCTGACGGTGTACGCGGCGCCCAGGGACAACGGCTCGCCCTTCGTGTTCCCGTTCTCGGTGAAGCAGGGGAGCGCGGCGGGACTGGCCGAGCGGCTGCTGGGGCGCGGGGTGGAGGTGCGCACGTTGATGGGCGGAGCCATCACCCGGCAGCCGGCGTGGAAGGACCTGCCGCACGACGGGCTGGCGAACTGCACGGCGCTGGCGGAGGCATCGCTCTTCGTGGGCATCCACCAGACGCTGGGCGGGGAAGACGTGGCGGCGGTGGCGCGCATCATCGCCGAGGAGTCGCGGCGGTGA